The following are encoded together in the Lactuca sativa cultivar Salinas chromosome 1, Lsat_Salinas_v11, whole genome shotgun sequence genome:
- the LOC111899365 gene encoding 2-alkenal reductase (NADP(+)-dependent) produces the protein MEEVRNQQVILKDYVNGLPKESDMLLKTSSTILLKLPKGSNGVLVKNLYLSCDPYLCCLMSKSQVSHLESFTPGSPIAGLGVAKVVDSGHSNFKKGDLVWGWTGWEEYTIITAPDALFKIQHTDVPLSYYIGILGVHGMTAYYGFHEICAPKKGEYVFVSAASGAVGQLVGQFAKLTGCYVVGTAGTNKKVELLKNKFGFDEAFNYKDEQDIDEALKRYFPEGIDIYFENVGGKMLDAVLLNMKTNGRISVCGMISQYNLNEEEGVRNLSHIIMKRLHMKGFIVGDHFNLYPKYMEMVIPLIKEEKICYIEDIGEGLESAPAALLGLFSGKNVGKQVVVVAHE, from the exons ATGGAAGAAGTGAGAAATCAGCAGGTGATATTGAAGGATTACGTTAATGGCCTCCCCAAGGAATCAGACATGCTCCTTAAAACTTCCTCCACCATCCTCCTCAAGCTCCCAAAAGGCTCCAATGGCGTCCTTGTCAAGAACCTTTATCTCTCCTGTGATCCATACCTGTGTTGTCTGATGAGCAAAAGTCAAGTCAGTCACCTTGAATCCTTCACTCCTGGTTCG CCCATAGCAGGACTAGGAGTGGCTAAAGTGGTGGATTCTGGGCATTCAAACTTCAAGAAAGGTGACCTAGTTTGGGGATGGACTGGATGGGAAGAATACACCATTATCACTGCTCCTGATGCCCTATTCAAGATTCAACATACGGATGTCCCTCTTTCCTATTATATAGGAATCCTTG GTGTGCATGGTATGACTGCGTATTATGGTTTCCATGAGATTTGTGCTCCAAAGAAAGGAGAGTATGTCTTTGTTTCAGCTGCTTCGGGGGCAGTCGGTCAGCTTGTCGGGCAGTTTGCGAAGCTGACCGGATGCTATGTTGTTGGCACTGCTGGAACCAACAAAAAG GTTGAGCTATTGAAGAATAAATTTGGATTTGATGAGGCTTTTAACTACAAGGATGAGCAAGATATTGATGAAGCTCTTAAAAG GTACTTTCCAGAAGGAATTGATATATATTTTGAGAATGTTGGTGGAAAGATGTTGGATGCAGTGCTTTTAAACATGAAAACAAATGGACGCATTTCGGTTTGTGGAATGATCTCACAATACAACCTAAATGAAGAGGAGGGTGTGAGGAATTTGTCACACATAATAATGAAACGACTTCACATGAAAGGATTTATTGTAGGTGATCATTTTAATTTGTATCCAAAGTACATGGAAATGGTTATACCATTGATAAAAGAAGAGAAGATATGTTACATTGAAGATATTGGAGAAGGGCTTGAGAGTGCACCTGCGGCTTTGTTAGGTCTTTTTTCAGGCAAAAATGTTGGCAAGCAAGTTGTGGTTGTAGCCCATGAATGA